The nucleotide sequence GTGAATTTCAGAAATCCGCCTCAGAAGACGAGCTATTGACCGTTATTTGGTCTAAAATCCTGAAGATAAGTGACGATGATATTTCAGCTGGTTTGGGCATTACCCAGGGCACTATTCGATATAGATTAGGCCGGGCGTTGCGCAAGCTGGGAAGCATGACCCAAGGTGTGAGTAAACTAAAGCATGGCTCAGCAGGAAAATAAAGTTCAGCTCTCCAAGAAAAATAAACGAGAGATTTCTCCGTTCATCGGGCATGAGCTGCTTTATGACTATTTGACGGGGACTCTGGATCCGGAACGCCGTTCCGCGGTTGAAGATCATGTGAAGTTCTCGCGCGATGCCCAGCTGGATCTGGGTAAAATCGAAAATGGTCAGAAGTACGCTGAACGCCTGGCCGACACACGTGTGTCCGAACCCATCATTTCACAAATCAACGCGCCTTCCAGCTATCTGACGGTGCTGATGCAAAAATCCAATTTCGACAAATGGCCTCAGGGTCTTAAATGGGGCTTGGAAGCTCTGGTTGTTGTCGGGGTGATTGTGACTTTGTTGTCCGTGACTCCATGGCAGAAAGTCATGCAGTTGGGCAGTTTGACCGGATCCAAAGATGTGATCCTGGCTGAAGTTTCCAAAACAGAAACCACCACCGTGGTGCAGGAAACTCCGGAATTCGTGGATGAAGGCGCTAAAGAGGCGACTCCTGCTGTAACGGCAAAAACTCCGGATAAACCTGCGGCAGCCACTCCGGTTGCGGTGGCTCCGGCGACACCGACACCAGCGGCACCGGCTGCGGTGGCGGCAAAACCTGAAAAACCGGCAGAGACTGCTCCAGCAGCGGCTTCTGGTGGGTTCCTTTATCGCGGTGAAATCTCTGCGACTAACATTGAAAGCATTGGCCCCAAGATCAATGACAAGATCCTTGAACTGGGTGGTCGTAAAGCCGGTTCCGTGGAACTGGGTTGGAAGAAAACTCCGACATCCATGTATTATCACCTTACAATTCCTGAGGCGAAGTATCAGGACCTGATGAACTATCTGGGCACTTATGGGAAGACCAAATTTTCCAAAGAAAAACACCCTCGTGTGATGCCGGACGGAATCATTCGTCTGATCTTCACTTTGGATGAATCCAAAAAGTGAAAACACTCCGGAAGAAACCCAAACGATCCCTGCGCACGATCTTGATCATCTGGTTCGTCCTGTTTTCAGTCGTGCCGCTGGCGTTCGTCACCGGTTATTCCATGATCAAATACGAAAAAGCCATCGATCATGAACTGTCCCAGCGCCTGAGCGGCAATGCCCGCGAAGTCGAATTGATTCTGGCGGATCTTTTGACAAGCATTCAGCAAAAGCGTGACCGTTATGTGCGTGATCCCAGCCTGGTGTATCACATGGCGGAAGGTGACAGTGGCACCATTCGCAATATTTCTTCCCAGTGGATCAAAGCCGACAATATTTCCAGTCTGACGTTCTTCAATCGTGAAGGCCGCATGCTGGCTTCGGTTTTCAAAGATGAAAAAGAAAACGTGCGCAGCTTCGTTCCCGTACAAGACGCCGTTTTCCTGTCAGCGAAATACATGGCACAGGTCAAAGATCAGCGTGAAATTTCCCTGGCTGAATTCGGTGACAAACAAAAAGTAAATCTGATCCTGATCTCTAAAATCACCGGGGCCGGTGGCCGTGTTGTGGGTTACATGGAACAGGTGATGGATCTGAACAAAGCCTTTGTATCCAGAATTAAAAGCCGCCTGAAGCTGGAACTGATTTTTTTCTCGGATAACGGTCAGGCCATTGTTGCCAGTCACCCGGATTTTTATCTTTATAAAAAAGACTTCTTCCGTCCTTATTTCCGTCCGGGGGCAGAGCCTTTCTTTGATCTGAATGTGCGCAGCACGCCATATGGCTTTTTGATCTATCCACTGGATTGGGGTATCACGAAGTTCTATGTGGCTTTGGGTGCTTCCAAGAGCGAAGCCAAAGCGGTTCTGAAGAACGTGAACTATGCCTTTATCAGCGTCGTGGGTGCGGTTATTGTTTTGTTGGTTCTGACGATTCTGGTGACTTCAAGCTGGGTTCTGAAGCCGCTTTACGAACTGGTTGAAGCCCTGCAGTCCTTTGAATCCCAGGAACAGGCCGTTACCATCCCGGTGAAAAACGACACTGAAATTGGTCTTCTGACAGAGTCCTTTAATGAAATGAGCAAAAAAATCTGGGTGGCCCGGTCGGATCTTCGCAAGAAAATTACCGAGCTTGAAGCGGCCAACAAAGAGCTGAAAGACACTCAGACCAAACTTGTTCACTCTGCAAAAATGGTCAGCCTGGGTCAGCTGGTGGCAGGTGTGGCGCATGAGCTGAATAATCCGATTGGATTTATTTACAGCAACATGACCCATCTTAAAGAATATTCTGAAAGACTGATCGAACTTGCTGAAGTCGCAGAAAAGGATCCGCCAAAACTTCCGGCCCTGAAAGAAGAGTACGAATTTGACTATATCGTGAAAGATCTGCCGAAGTTGGTGGCGTCTTGTCAGGATGGCGCTCGTCGTACCCGTGACATCGTTTTGGGTTTGCGCAATTTCTCTCGCTTGGAAGAAGCCAAACTGCAGGAAATCGACGTTCATCAAAGTTTGGATACAACTTTGAATCTGTTGCAGGGTGAAATCAAAAACCGTATCGAGATTCATCGCCAGTATGAGCCAACTCCGTTGATCCACTGTTATGCCAGCCAGGTGAATCAGGTGTTCATGAACATCCTGTCCAATGCAGTTCAGGCCCTTGAAGGCAGCGGTCACATCTGGATTTCCACTTCGGCTTTGAAGGACTATAAGGGTTCCAAGGACAAACGTGGTTGGGTGCAAGTCTCAATTCAAGACAGCGGTAAGGGCATGTCCGCCGATGTTCTGGAAAAGATCTTCGACCCCTTCTTCACCACGAAGGGTGTGGGTCAGGGGACAGGTTTGGGTTTGAGTATCTCTTACGGGATTGTTCAGAATCACGGGGGCGAAATTCAGGCCCGCTCGGAAGTGGGCGTAGGCACAGAGTTTATCGTGATCATCCCGGTTTATCCGCCGATTCAGGAAAAGAATCCCCAACTAATGTCCTAAAGCTTTAGTCCAGTTAATCCGAGAAGAAAGACATGCGTATCATGGCAGTCTTTCTTTCGATTTTGATGTTTTCCGGGATGGCAGTGGCAAAAAGTCATAAGCTGCATTTTTCTGGAAGAGTCGCAGAAAAAGTCGATGTGAAGACAGCGAAGAATGGTGAATTGCAAATCACCAAAAATTCACCTCACCTTAAAGTCGTAGTTCACAAGCGGGCTCCGGCTTCTGTTGTCACAGTTCAAGCGCCCTAAGACTAGTTGTTAAGAACTGGTTTAAGAAGTCTTCTTTTGCCTAAAAATAGCCCCTATCATTGGGATATATGGCAAAAATCATCTCAATGTCACTGATCCTGATTTCGGTAACTTTGGCAGTTCCGTCCCTTTCGTGGGCCTTCCGATTTTCTCCCATGGTTGTGGAGTTTGCTCCCAGTGGATCCAGATCCACTCAAGTGCTGGTGATTGAAAATCCCGGAGATGAAAAACTTCCCGTGCAAATTGAAGCCTTCGCTCGCACCACCAATCCCAAAGGGGAGGAAGTGCGCACCAAAACCGAAGACTTTGTGATCTATCCAGAGCAGGTTGTCCTGCTTCCAAAAGAAAAGCGCAATGTGCGCGTGTCATGGTCTGGCGAAATCAAGGACGGAAAAGAGAAAGCCTATCGCCTGGTGGCTTCACAATTGCCGGTGGACTTCCGCGAAAAGAACTCTGATCCGAAAAAAACCAGCGTAAATTTGAAGTTCCTTTTGCAGTATGTGGCCTCGGCTTATGTGATTCCGGAAGGGGCCGCACCCAAGGTCATCGTCAAGGAAGTGAAACGTGTGGGGGCCCGCAAAGTGGCCGTGACGTTCACTAATGACGGAAAAGCCCATAAGGTTTTGCTGTTCAAGCATTTGAAAATCAAAGCGGGTGAAACCGTGATTGCGGATCTGACCACTAACAAAGCCGTTGAATCCATCAATCTTCTGGCAGGCGACACTGCCACAGCCGAAGTTGAAACCGCAAAAGATGTCCCGGCCAATCAGGCTTTGAGCGCCACCATTGAATTGAAGGATCTTGAGAATTGAGATCCGGTTTTGTTTTGCTTCTTTTTCTTCTGCTTCCGGTGCTGGTCATGGCCCAAGGCCGTCCGCCGTTGGGGAAACCCTTCCTGATGGCGCCTGTGGTTTTGGATGGCCGTCCGCTGACGGAAGCCTGGCTGTTCCCGCGCGATCGTGCTGAAGAGTTTTCTGTCGAGGCGCGCACTTTGCTGGAAGCGGTAAAGCCCTACATGAAGGATGAATTGTTTTTGCGCCTGCAAAGCAATGTGACATCCGACGGTGTTTTGACCACGCAGTCTTTGGAGGCAGTGGGCTTTTTAGTGTCCTTTGATCCGCCCACGCTGGAGCTGCGATTAAGTCTGCCGGCCAAGTATCGCAAGGCCCAGGATCTGGATTTGAACTTTGTTGAATTTGAAAATCAGAAATATCTGCGACCCGATCAGCACAGTGGGTACTTGAATTTAAGAACCCAGCAATCCTGGCAATATGGGCCGGATGTGGAAAGTGAACGTCGCCCTCTGACGGGAAACCTGGAGCTGGTTGAAAACATCAGGGGCTTCGTCTTTGAATCCAGCGCGGATTTTTTAGAGGATGCCGATTCCCAATGGCGCCGGCAGGACACACGCATTCGCTATGACGATGAAGAGCGCATGATCCGCTACACCTTGGGGGATTTGACCTTCCGTTCGACCGGTTTTCAAATCACTCCGTCTATCGCGGGTCTTGCGGCAACGCGGGAATTTGCGATCCAGCCGTATAAAACTTTAAGACCGCTCAGTGACACGGAAATCATCATCAAACGAACTTCCATTGTGGAAATCTATGTCAACGGCCTGCTGTTCAGTCAGGTGCGTTTGGCTCCGGGGGTTTTCAATATTCGTGATTTCCCTTTGGCAACGGGCCAAAGCAATGTGCGTATCAAGGTGAAGGATGATCTGGGGCAGGAAGAGGTTTATGACTTCTCGCTGCTTTATGAAAACAGCCTGCTGGCTCGCGGGGTGGAAGAATTCTCGTACGCTGCGGGTCTTCCGTGGCAGGCATCCGGTGGTGACCGGGCTTATGATGATTCTGCTGCCTTTGTCAGTTTGTACAACCGCCGTGGGATCACGGATCAGCTGACCGTGGGTCTGAACTATCAGGGTTACTATGAAAAGATGCTTTTGGGCGCTGAGGTTTCCGGTGTGTCGAATCTGGGATATTTGTCTTTGCAGGTGGCTCAAGGGTCGCAGTCGTCTCAGGAAAGTGGTTTTGCCGAACGCTTGACGTATCGAAGTCTGGACAAGGTTATGGGCCGGCAAATGCCCTTGTTATTGGCGTTGGAGTTTGAAAATCAGGATCGTGAGTTCAGCCCGGTGACGGTGCAGGACCCGGTGGTGGATCCCTTGCGGTATTTGCGCCGTTATGATGCGCAGTTGAACTTCCGTTTGGATTCATCCTGGTTGTGGGGCGTGGGTGCCAACACTCTGGAATATATGACCGGTGAAGATCAGCGCACTTACAGATCCAACCTGATGATTCCGCTGAAAAGCCAGATGCGGCTGGAATTTGTGTATAATAAGATTCTTCAGGACAAAGAAGAAGACCGCTTCCTGATTTCATTCTATTGGAATGAAAGTCAGGGCTATTACAGTGCAAGTTCCTATTACGATTCACTTCAAAAAACCACCAATGCCACGGTGGCTCGCAACAACCGCTATCAGTATGATGACTATCGCTGGAATGCAAATATCCAAAACAGCGAGCTGGGTAACACCCGAAGCATTTCGGGGGAATATCTGAAGCAGCCCTTCAGTGTGCGATTGGATCACATGAACAATGCCCAGCAGGGGAGCGAATACAACCTGACGTCGTTGGGCTTGAATACCGGCTTTGCCTGGGTGGGTGGCCATGGAGCCTTCACGCAGCCGGTGACCGACAGCTTTGTGTTGCTTCACGCCAAGAACCTGGAGGACGGACAGGCTATCATGATCAATCCGACCGGGGATCGTGGGCAGGCTCAATTGGGGCCGCGCCGAACCGTGGTGCTGCGTGATCAGTCGTCTTACTACCGAAACACGGTGAACGTGGATATCACGTCTTTGCCGATGGGCTATTTACTGGATAAAGAATTCTATGGAACTCAAACCACTTATCGCAGCGGGATTTTGTTGGATCTGAAGATCGCTAAAAAAGTGATGGTGAAGGGTCAGTTGCTGACGTCTTCAGACAAAGCAGTGGAATACGCCGCCGGAGATGTGTTTGATGCCAACGGACAGCTTGTTGATAACACCTTCTTTACCAACAAACAGGGCCGCTTCCTGATTGAAGGATTGGAACCTGGTGTTTACCGGGTTGTGACAGATCAGTCGGGCCTTGCGCCATTCACATTTGAGATTCCAGGTAATGCCGATAAAATGCTTAATCTGGGCACTGTTAAAACCGGAACAAAGGAGCAACGATGAAACTGATCGTGGGTCTTCTGCTTGCAGCTCTTACTTTTGCCGCAGTCAGAGCTTCGGCCTGCTCTGCGATGGGCTTGATCTTGGCGCAGCCTGCGCCGTATTTCCAGACGGGCGGGACGATGAAGGACACCTTCAATGTCACTGTCTTTGGCAACACCACCAACGGAACCTGCAATTACTTTCTGACTTTCGATTACGGATCTTCGAATTCCTATACCAATCGTTCCGCGAAAAAAGGTTCTGATGTCTGGCCGTATCAGGTTTCAGCCGACAGCGCCGGTTTGCAGATCTTAAAGAAATTTCCGGAAGTGAATTCATGCTCGGATGTTATCTGCGACAAACTTCAGGGAAGTACCTTTTATAATACGAAGACGTCGTCTTACACGGTGGCATTTAATACGGCCAATGACTGGCGTTCGGCGGGAACTTACCTTGATACGGTGACGGTGCGTTTGTATCAGGGAAATACCTCGAACTATACGCTGGTGGCTTCGCAGGCGTTCCTGCTGACATTTGGTTCACACAAAAAGGCGGATTTGTCGGTGGTGTCTTCCGGGGGGACGTTTGATCTATCCAAAACCACTCACACCATCAACTTCGGAAATAATCTGACCACCGGGGCGCAGGGCACGGCTGATGTGATTGTGAAGTACAACTCGGGCTACAATCTGTTTGCCTGGTCTGACAACGGTGGAAAGCTGAAGCAGGTCAATGGCACAGACACGATTGATTATACGTTTAAGATCAACGGAACCACTTATGCGATCCCGTGGTGGACTCAGATTGCCACCCAGACGGGGACTTCCCCGGCCAGTGGGCTGGTGAATCCGGTGACGATCATCATCGGTAATACCAGCGGCAAGGCTCAAGGGTCGTACAGTGACACGATCAATCTGACTATTCAATCCAGCCAATAAAAAAAAGCCGGTCACTGGGACCGGCTTTTTAGTTTGTTTTTCAGTTTTTACAATTACTGAGCAGCGATCGTCACGGTCACAACGTCAGAGTATGTGCCGGATGGAAGAGCCGCAATTTCAGCTGCCGTGGAAGTGGCTTTAACAACCACAGAAACCGCAGAGCTTGTTTTCGCCGTCAAACCACCAGAAGAAGCTTCACATGCCGCCGTCAGAGCGCAGTCAGCAATAGTGATTTTTGCCGAGGAATAATCCAAAGAGTATTTTACTTTCGCTGTGCCTGGGCCGCGCAATTCACCGGCTTGAGCAGAGGACACCGTGATCTTGTAACCACCCGTGGAGTTGGAAACTTCATGGAAGATGCTTGCGAAGGTCTTGGAAGTCACCGCTCCGTTTACGATCTGATCCACATTCAGAGTCTGATCCACGTTGGCATCGTTGCCACCCATGCTGGTCAGGGAAAGATAAGTGTTGTTTCCAACAACACCAGTGATCGTCAAAGCGCCTTGGGAAGCGGCGAATGCGTTAACAGAGAAAGCCAGGGCACTGACAGCGGCAAGAGTTTTGATCATTTTCATGGAGGGGGGTCCTTTCAAAGGGGTTCGGGGGTAATGAGTTAAGTTGACAAGTTCTTAACTTCACTTTCTGTGCCGACACCGGAAAGGCCCTAAAGTGGTTAATGACTCGTGATTTGTGCGCAGTTTTTTGACATTTGAGACAAAATTTTAGCTCACCCGTTCGGCGTAGCCTGAAAAACCCGCGGCTTTGATCAAGGAAATGTTTGGAAGTCTCTGTTTTTAAACGAACTTTAACCGGGAACGTGAGGCAGTAAACCCACGGATCAATACTCTGAAAGTGTCTCATTTCAAGACAGTGCTAAACTTGAGAAATGGAACACATTGTCCGATAAGGGGCTTATGACATCGCAGAAGTCTCAAAAGGAAAACTCTATGCTTCTGGCTTTGCTGCTCTTTGTGGGGGCGGCAGTGATGATCTTTGTCTATTTGGGTTCAGAGGATCCACCGAAAAAAGTGGCCTCGGCCCCCGTCGCTGCGAAATCCGAAAAGTTTGAAAAGTCAGTGAACCGCCATCTGATGTTAACCAATGAAAAGATGGAGATGGCCCGCCAGCGCATGCAGGTGGAAAACGCGCGACTGATGAATTCGGATTTTAATTCCACCACGGCTCAAAGTGCTTATCACAATGAAAACCGTCTGGATTTGACTTCAGATACGCGTGCTCAGGAACTGGCAGAAGAGTTGGGACGTGGTTCGCGCAAAGAGGAAAGTCTTTCTCCGCACGACATTGTTCAGAAAGAACTATTCAACGCCGAACAACAGGCCGAATATTCTCAGGCTTATAAAGAAGAGTACGCTCGTCAGTTTGTTGAAAACGCCCGCCGTGGTGGATACCGCGTGATCTTAAGTGAAGATTTGTCCCGCGTTTTGTCGGTGACTCCGATTCGCAATCCAAGTGGTGCCGGGATGAATGTGTTCGACTACAGTTCTGAGGCTATACAGTAAGACTGCGTGACACGCGGGGCTTTCGCCATTTCTTAAAATACCCATGATCAGCCATGCTAAAATAGTTGTTTTCACAAACGACCAGATGATCGTTCAGGGGAATTTCAAACATCTGTGCCAGTTGATGAATTTTCCGGGTCAGGATCAGATCCTGTTCTGATGGCAGCACGTTCTGGCTGGGGTGATTATGCGCCAGAATAAATGAACTGGCATTGGCCTTGACCAGGCAGCGGAAGATGTCGCGCGGATGAATCATGCAAAAATCCACAGTCCCCCGAAACAGCATTTCTTTGCGCACCATATTCATTTGCGAGTCCAGGGCGATGACCCAAAGCTCCTCGGCATAGGGATTAATTTCGTTGCGCAGGATTTCATAGGCTTGCAGGCTTGTGGACACTTCTCTCATATTTGTCCTTTGTTGCAAAATTACGGGGTTTTTAATGGAAATCTGGCCTGATTTAGCGGACGGATTTAGGACAGCCGTCCTGAAACGGAGGGGCATGACTTGCGCCCCGAAATACCCCAGCATAGACTTTGGAAGTGTCCGAAATGGACAGGAAGGTATTATGAAAAAGAATCTGACTTTTGCAGCCGTGGCTCTTTCTTTCTTGGCACTGACCAGTTGTGGTCCGAAAGCTTTCGTGAAAGGCCAGTATGACGACGTGAACCGTGAAAATCTTTTGAATGATCAGTGGTCTGAAACTGACATGCAGAAAGCAGTTCAGGATCTGGTGGCAAGTTTGATGACTTCTCCATCCATCAATGGCGCTAAAAAAATGCCAGTGGTTATGGTGACCGGCCTTCAGAATAAAACCAGCGAACACATTGATACTCAAAGCATCATGGACATGGTTCGTGTTGAACTTATGAAATCCGGTAAAGTCGGCTTCATCGACAAGGAAGCCCGTCAGGATATCGCGGATGAATACAACTATCAGAATTCCGGCATGGTTGAAGAAGGCACCAAAAAAGGCCCAGGCGGTCAGATTGGCGCAGACTTCATCATCAACGGTCGTCTGGATTCCATCGTTCAGGAAGTCGGCAAAGACAAGTCCGTTTACTACAAACTGACTTTGAATCTGACCAACCTGAAATCCAGTATGATCACTTGGTCTGACCAGAAACAAATCCGTAAAACATTTAAAAAGAAATCCATCGGTCTATAATTGATGAATCGTTTTGCTCAAAGACTCACGCACGCCGTGGGTCTTTTTTTAGTTTTGCCCCTGATGGGCTGCGCGACTTACCAAAATAAGGTGCAGCCGGCCCGCGAGGCATTGGCTCGTCATGATTTCACCAAGGCACTGGCGGATTTAAAACCGCTGGCCGACAAGGAAAATGACGATCAGCTGGCGTACTTGATGGACTACGGTGTAGCCCTTCAGGTCGCCGGACAACTGAAAGAGAGCAATCAGATTCTGATGAAGGCCGACAAGCTGGCTGAACTGGTCGACTATCAGTCGGTTTCCCGCATTGCCGGTTCCCTGGCGCTGAACGAGGAAATGGTTCAGTACAAGGGCGACACTTTTGAAAAGATCTTCATCAATGCCTATCTGGCGATGAACTTCCTTGAGATGGATCAGCTGGATGAGGCTCTGGTTGAAGCCCGTCGTATCAATGAAAAATATCTGAAATACCGTGCCGATGAAAAGCAGGCGTTTGAACTGAACTCGTTCAGTAAGTATTTGTCGGCGGTGATCTGGGAAGCCAGTCGCAGTTATGACGATGCTTACATCGCCTATGCCGAAGCCTATAAAATTGACCCGTCCATTTCCACAATCCGCGAGGATCTGATTCGCTCGGCGAAACTGTCCCGTCGCATGGACAGCTACAAGGACTGGAAAAAGAAATTCCCCGATGTTGTGGAATCCGACCGTTGGTATGATCGCGCAAACGGGGAGCTGGTGATTATTTATCAGCAGGGTTGGGGACCGCGAAAATCCGCGGGTAAAAATAATGGTCATACATTACCAACACTGGTGCCGGTGGTCAGCCAAACTCAACGAGCTCGCCTGTATCTTTCCACCGACGTTGAACCTTTCTTAAGCCGCGAAGTTTACGATGTGCAGTCTGCTGCCATTAAAACCCTGGAAGAGGATTACGGAATTCTTTTCGCTAAACGAGTGGCGGGTGTTGCCACCAAAGCGGTGTTGTCCGATCAAATCCGTCAGCAAAATCAGGCCTTGGGGGATTTGGCTTACATCGCCTTGTTGATGGCGGATCGTGCGGATGTGCGACAGTGGTCTTTCCTGCCTCAGACTATTCAAATCATCCGGGTTCCGTTGCGCGCGGGAACCTACAAGTTCCGCCTGGAAGGTGTGGACTACAGCAATGCATCCACCGGGGAAGGTCTTGATTCCCGTGACGTGGAAATCAAAGCCGGTCAGAAGAAATTCGTGATCTGGAGATCCTTGAAATAGCTTATTTTGAATAAAAAAAAGGCCCCGCATTGCGGAGCCTTCTTTAGA is from Bdellovibrio bacteriovorus str. Tiberius and encodes:
- a CDS encoding zf-HC2 domain-containing protein: MAQQENKVQLSKKNKREISPFIGHELLYDYLTGTLDPERRSAVEDHVKFSRDAQLDLGKIENGQKYAERLADTRVSEPIISQINAPSSYLTVLMQKSNFDKWPQGLKWGLEALVVVGVIVTLLSVTPWQKVMQLGSLTGSKDVILAEVSKTETTTVVQETPEFVDEGAKEATPAVTAKTPDKPAAATPVAVAPATPTPAAPAAVAAKPEKPAETAPAAASGGFLYRGEISATNIESIGPKINDKILELGGRKAGSVELGWKKTPTSMYYHLTIPEAKYQDLMNYLGTYGKTKFSKEKHPRVMPDGIIRLIFTLDESKK
- a CDS encoding HAMP domain-containing sensor histidine kinase, with translation MKTLRKKPKRSLRTILIIWFVLFSVVPLAFVTGYSMIKYEKAIDHELSQRLSGNAREVELILADLLTSIQQKRDRYVRDPSLVYHMAEGDSGTIRNISSQWIKADNISSLTFFNREGRMLASVFKDEKENVRSFVPVQDAVFLSAKYMAQVKDQREISLAEFGDKQKVNLILISKITGAGGRVVGYMEQVMDLNKAFVSRIKSRLKLELIFFSDNGQAIVASHPDFYLYKKDFFRPYFRPGAEPFFDLNVRSTPYGFLIYPLDWGITKFYVALGASKSEAKAVLKNVNYAFISVVGAVIVLLVLTILVTSSWVLKPLYELVEALQSFESQEQAVTIPVKNDTEIGLLTESFNEMSKKIWVARSDLRKKITELEAANKELKDTQTKLVHSAKMVSLGQLVAGVAHELNNPIGFIYSNMTHLKEYSERLIELAEVAEKDPPKLPALKEEYEFDYIVKDLPKLVASCQDGARRTRDIVLGLRNFSRLEEAKLQEIDVHQSLDTTLNLLQGEIKNRIEIHRQYEPTPLIHCYASQVNQVFMNILSNAVQALEGSGHIWISTSALKDYKGSKDKRGWVQVSIQDSGKGMSADVLEKIFDPFFTTKGVGQGTGLGLSISYGIVQNHGGEIQARSEVGVGTEFIVIIPVYPPIQEKNPQLMS
- a CDS encoding fimbrial biogenesis chaperone, with the translated sequence MAKIISMSLILISVTLAVPSLSWAFRFSPMVVEFAPSGSRSTQVLVIENPGDEKLPVQIEAFARTTNPKGEEVRTKTEDFVIYPEQVVLLPKEKRNVRVSWSGEIKDGKEKAYRLVASQLPVDFREKNSDPKKTSVNLKFLLQYVASAYVIPEGAAPKVIVKEVKRVGARKVAVTFTNDGKAHKVLLFKHLKIKAGETVIADLTTNKAVESINLLAGDTATAEVETAKDVPANQALSATIELKDLEN
- a CDS encoding fimbria/pilus outer membrane usher protein, which encodes MRSGFVLLLFLLLPVLVMAQGRPPLGKPFLMAPVVLDGRPLTEAWLFPRDRAEEFSVEARTLLEAVKPYMKDELFLRLQSNVTSDGVLTTQSLEAVGFLVSFDPPTLELRLSLPAKYRKAQDLDLNFVEFENQKYLRPDQHSGYLNLRTQQSWQYGPDVESERRPLTGNLELVENIRGFVFESSADFLEDADSQWRRQDTRIRYDDEERMIRYTLGDLTFRSTGFQITPSIAGLAATREFAIQPYKTLRPLSDTEIIIKRTSIVEIYVNGLLFSQVRLAPGVFNIRDFPLATGQSNVRIKVKDDLGQEEVYDFSLLYENSLLARGVEEFSYAAGLPWQASGGDRAYDDSAAFVSLYNRRGITDQLTVGLNYQGYYEKMLLGAEVSGVSNLGYLSLQVAQGSQSSQESGFAERLTYRSLDKVMGRQMPLLLALEFENQDREFSPVTVQDPVVDPLRYLRRYDAQLNFRLDSSWLWGVGANTLEYMTGEDQRTYRSNLMIPLKSQMRLEFVYNKILQDKEEDRFLISFYWNESQGYYSASSYYDSLQKTTNATVARNNRYQYDDYRWNANIQNSELGNTRSISGEYLKQPFSVRLDHMNNAQQGSEYNLTSLGLNTGFAWVGGHGAFTQPVTDSFVLLHAKNLEDGQAIMINPTGDRGQAQLGPRRTVVLRDQSSYYRNTVNVDITSLPMGYLLDKEFYGTQTTYRSGILLDLKIAKKVMVKGQLLTSSDKAVEYAAGDVFDANGQLVDNTFFTNKQGRFLIEGLEPGVYRVVTDQSGLAPFTFEIPGNADKMLNLGTVKTGTKEQR
- a CDS encoding JAB domain-containing protein; this translates as MREVSTSLQAYEILRNEINPYAEELWVIALDSQMNMVRKEMLFRGTVDFCMIHPRDIFRCLVKANASSFILAHNHPSQNVLPSEQDLILTRKIHQLAQMFEIPLNDHLVVCENNYFSMADHGYFKKWRKPRVSRSLTV
- the lpoB gene encoding penicillin-binding protein activator LpoB gives rise to the protein MKKNLTFAAVALSFLALTSCGPKAFVKGQYDDVNRENLLNDQWSETDMQKAVQDLVASLMTSPSINGAKKMPVVMVTGLQNKTSEHIDTQSIMDMVRVELMKSGKVGFIDKEARQDIADEYNYQNSGMVEEGTKKGPGGQIGADFIINGRLDSIVQEVGKDKSVYYKLTLNLTNLKSSMITWSDQKQIRKTFKKKSIGL
- a CDS encoding COG3014 family protein gives rise to the protein MNRFAQRLTHAVGLFLVLPLMGCATYQNKVQPAREALARHDFTKALADLKPLADKENDDQLAYLMDYGVALQVAGQLKESNQILMKADKLAELVDYQSVSRIAGSLALNEEMVQYKGDTFEKIFINAYLAMNFLEMDQLDEALVEARRINEKYLKYRADEKQAFELNSFSKYLSAVIWEASRSYDDAYIAYAEAYKIDPSISTIREDLIRSAKLSRRMDSYKDWKKKFPDVVESDRWYDRANGELVIIYQQGWGPRKSAGKNNGHTLPTLVPVVSQTQRARLYLSTDVEPFLSREVYDVQSAAIKTLEEDYGILFAKRVAGVATKAVLSDQIRQQNQALGDLAYIALLMADRADVRQWSFLPQTIQIIRVPLRAGTYKFRLEGVDYSNASTGEGLDSRDVEIKAGQKKFVIWRSLK